Proteins found in one Ovis canadensis isolate MfBH-ARS-UI-01 breed Bighorn chromosome 20, ARS-UI_OviCan_v2, whole genome shotgun sequence genomic segment:
- the LOC138425049 gene encoding histone H4 → MSGRGKGGKGLGKGGAKRHRKVLRDNIQGITKPAIRRLARRGGVKRISGLIYEETRGVLKVFLENVIRDAVTYTEHAKRKTVTAMDVVYALKRQGRTLYGFGG, encoded by the coding sequence ATGTCTGGACGTGGTAAAGGCGGCAAAGGCCTTGGGAAAGGAGGCGCTAAGCGCCACCGCAAGGTTCTGCGCGACAATATCCAGGGTATCACCAAGCCCGCCATCCGTCGCCTGGCTCGTCGTGGTGGTGTGAAGCGCATCTCCGGGCTCATCTACGAGGAGACCCGTGGGGTGCTGAAGGTATTTCTGGAAAATGTAATCCGGGACGCGGTCACCTACACCGAGCACGCCAAACGCAAGACTGTCACCGCCATGGACGTGGTCTACGCGCTCAAACGCCAGGGCCGCACCCTCTATGGTTTCGGCGGCTAA